In Amyelois transitella isolate CPQ chromosome 5, ilAmyTran1.1, whole genome shotgun sequence, one DNA window encodes the following:
- the LOC106138973 gene encoding protein tiptop isoform X2 produces the protein MIVEPDHVRESPRCLSRESSGAPRCPSNDSVYSGRSGPGLPLPAALTAALPAALPAALLPPHSAAVAAYLGAAAAAAAQQRLLMSCQEDMTDSDRADAVLDFSTKRSDSPHDDEDDDAVNLSKNENGPLDLSVGTRKRGPEDSPSPVPTRKSSRTAEFKPSPSPWTTPVAPHLPYFAAAVAAASLSPKGGVPADWNGKLKHGVPTPSDATKALEKMSELSRLGGEELFRSVQSAALGAGLAPNAAARHSAWQSHWLNKGADQTKDVLKCVWCKKSFNSLADLTVHMKEAKHCGVNVPVPPSSGAPIPPSLQPPSSSPSTPSHNSSSSSGSSKPNQSDLNMLIKENMPIPRKLVRGQDVWLGKGAEQTRQILKCMWCAESFRSLAEMTSHMQRTQHYTNIISQEQIISWKSSDEAKGSNSSGPGAPAAPPTTGTSSHVSAVLTCKVCDQAFSSLKELSNHMVKNSHYKEHIMRSITESGGRRRQTREKRKKSLPVRKLLELERAQHEFKNGEGNGVPMGKPIRDFGAGSRITCEKCGDKIETAVFVEHIRQCIGAPMSNSQRNFLKSALLSNNIIPPDVPGHVTPTSRDGRKSINEELPSPGSAHHRSPSSVNDSSPSSKDPNASNDKSSSPSVLNAIEQLIEKSFDTRSRHSLPGMPAGASHAPIGSSILKRLGIDESVDYTKPLVDPQTMNMLRNYHHQQGYGRRERSGSESSSMSERGGSRVESLTPDRKLDAYHMTPRTTPDTRGSQTPASEDRPSDVRIKREVPEEEERENGVDLSNQPVRVKTEVEDEEEPPRPSSSTEEIKAVPKRESEDPSPAASPRSPASDRSANTPGADRKPASSLGALSSMFDNLAGGGSSNEPSSSRRGGSHPLAALQKLCDKTETNPSRAPAPAPSPAGPPSILTFSWACNDAVVTDSFMKCALCDTPFISKGAYRHHLSKMHFVKDGALPDPVPMKAPPPAASPGTHKSGGSNAASPQDPRSPSQSFDESPHSKFLKYTELAKQLSSKYV, from the exons ATGATCGTCGAGCCCGACCACGTGAG GGAGAGTCCGAGATGTCTGTCGCGGGAGTCGTCAGGCGCGCCGCGCTGTCCCTCAAATGACTCGGTGTATTCCGGGAGGAGCGGGCCCGGCCTCCCCCTCCCCGCCGCGCTCACCGCCGCCCTCCCAGCGGCACTACCCGCTGCCCTCCTGCCACCGCACTCCGCAGCCGTCGCCGCCTATCTCGGCGCGGCAGCCGCCGCAGCAGCACAGCAACGACTCCTCATGTCTTGTCAAGAAGACATGACGGACTCGGATCGCGCTGACGCTGTACTCGACTTCAGCACGAAGCGCAGCGACTCGCCCCACGACGATGAGGACGATGACGCCGTCAATCTCAGTAAGAATGAAAACGGTCCGCTTGATTTGTCGGTTGGCACAAGAAAGAGAGGGCCGGAGGATTCACCGTCTCCTGTCCCTACAAGGAAAAGTTCTAGGACAGCAGAGTTTAAGCCCAGTCCATCGCCGTGGACGACACCGGTAGCCCCACATTTGCCATATTTTGCAGCCGCTGTAGCTGCTGCGAGCCTTTCTCCAAAAGGCGGAGTGCCAGCCGACTGGAATGGTAAATTAAAACATGGTGTTCCAACGCCTAGTGACGCAACTAAAGCATTGGAAAAGATGAGCGAACTGAGCCGGTTAGGGGGCGAAGAGTTATTCCGATCTGTGCAAAGTGCTGCTCTAGGTGCTGGGCTTGCCCCCAATGCTGCAGCCAGACACTCCGCTTGGCAATCACACTGGTTAAACAAAGGAGCTGACCAAACAAAGGATGTTCTCAAATGCGTCTGGTGTAAGAAGAGTTTCAATTCACTGGCTGACCTCACTGTACATATGAAAGAAGCGAAGCACTGTGGTGTCAACGTGCCTGTACCTCCATCATCAGGTGCTCCCATCCCACCCTCTTTGCAACCACCGTCTAGTTCGCCATCTACGCCTTCCCACAACTCTTCATCTTCCAGTGGCTCATCGAAACCAAACCAGAGCGATTTAAATATGCTAATTAAGGAAAATATGCCGATTCCTAGAAAGCTAGTCCGCGGTCAGGATGTATGGTTAGGTAAGGGAGCCGAACAGACTAGGCAGATATTGAAATGTATGTGGTGCGCTGAAAGTTTCCGATCGCTGGCTGAAATGACGAGCCACATGCAAAGAACGCAacattatactaatattatatctcAGGAACAAATTATATCTTGGAAATCGTCAGACGAAGCGAAAGGTTCTAATTCGAGCGGCCCCGGGGCCCCCGCTGCCCCGCCGACGACCGGCACTAGTAGTCATGTTAGCGCAGTTTTAACTTGTAAGGTTTGCGACCAAGCGTTTAGTTCCTTGAAAGAATTGAGCAATCATATGGTAAAGAATTCTCATTACAAAGAACACATCATGAGATCGATCACAGAAAGTGGGGGTAGGCGTCGACAAACTCGCGAAAAGAGAAAGAAATCTTTACCAGTTAGGAAACTTCTTGAATTGGAACGAGCGCAACACGAGTTCAAAAACGGGGAAGGAAATGGGGTTCCCATGGGGAAACCGATTAGGGACTTCGGTGCAGGTAGCCGTATCACTTGCGAGAAATGTGGAGATAAAATTGAGACTGCTGTGTTTGTTGAACATATCCGCCAATGCATAGGCGCGCCTATGTCAAATAGCCAAAGGAATTTTCTAAAGAGTGCTCTTCTTTCGAACAATATCATCCCTCCTGATGTACCCGGGCATGTGACCCCGACCAGCCGCGATGGTCGTAAGAGCATCAACGAAGAGCTGCCTAGCCCTGGCTCGGCTCATCACCGCTCTCCATCATCCGTGAATGATTCCTCCCCGAGTTCCAAAGATCCCAATGCGAGCAATGATAAGAGCTCGTCGCCTTCGGTTCTCAATGCCATAGAACAATTGATAGAAAAAAGCTTCGACACTCGATCACGACATTCGCTCCCAGGGATGCCCGCTGGAGCATCCCATGCCCCGATCGGTTCTAGTATTCTGAAAAGATTAGGTATAGATGAGAGTGTAGACTATACAAAGCCACTAGTAGATCCGCAAACGATGAATATGTTGAGAAACTACCATCACCAACAGGGATACGGTCGTCGCGAGCGCAGTGGCAGCGAATCTAGTTCAATGTCAGAGCGAGGCGGCAGTAGGGTAGAATCTCTAACTCCAGATAGGAAGCTCGATGCGTATCATATGACTCCTCGTACGACACCTGATACTCGCGGCTCCCAAACTCCTGCTTCTGAGGACCGCCCTTCCGATGTTCGGATAAAAAGGGAGGTCCCTGAAGAGGAAGAGCGTGAAAATGGAGTAGATTTAAGTAATCAGCCGGTGCGAGTCAAAACTGAGGTGGAGGATGAAGAAGAGCCACCGAGGCCAAGCAGCTCGACCGAGGAAATTAAAGCTGTGCCTAAACGCGAAAGTGAAGATCCGAGTCCAGCTGCAAGTCCTCGGAGCCCAGCAAGTGATCGTTCAGCTAACACTCCCGGCGCTGATAGAAAGCCGGCATCTAGTCTAGGTGCCTTGTCTTCTATGTTTGATAATTTAGCCGGGGGTGGGTCTTCAAACGAGCCTAGTTCGTCTCGTCGTGGAGGTAGCCACCCTTTAGCTGCTCTGCAGAAATTGTGTGACAAAACTGAGACAAATCCGTCACGCGCGCCCGCACCGGCCCCTTCTCCGGCCGGTCCGCCGAGTATTCTAACGTTCAGCTGGGCTTGCAACGACGCGGTGGTGACTGATTCGTTTATGAAGTGCGCTCTTTGCGACACGCCATTCATATCGAAGGGTGCTTATAGGCATCATTTGTCAAAGATGCATTTCGTAAAGGACGGCGCTCTGCCTGACCCTGTGCCGATGAAGGCGCCGCCGCCGGCTGCTTCCCCAGGGACTCACAAGAGCGGCGGGTCCAATGCGGCGTCTCCTCAGGACCCGCGGAGCCCCTCGCAGTCCTTCGACGAGAGCCCCCACTCCAAGTTTCTCAAGTACACGGAACTCGCTAAGCAGCTCTCCAGTAAATACGTGTAG
- the LOC106138973 gene encoding protein tiptop isoform X1 — protein sequence MRSKQQPRPSYRWLNTNENEEETSPDSGVKERNERGEDRAEGEASRSESPASRASPAAEDRDDIEHSIPATLIQDPNAERESPRCLSRESSGAPRCPSNDSVYSGRSGPGLPLPAALTAALPAALPAALLPPHSAAVAAYLGAAAAAAAQQRLLMSCQEDMTDSDRADAVLDFSTKRSDSPHDDEDDDAVNLSKNENGPLDLSVGTRKRGPEDSPSPVPTRKSSRTAEFKPSPSPWTTPVAPHLPYFAAAVAAASLSPKGGVPADWNGKLKHGVPTPSDATKALEKMSELSRLGGEELFRSVQSAALGAGLAPNAAARHSAWQSHWLNKGADQTKDVLKCVWCKKSFNSLADLTVHMKEAKHCGVNVPVPPSSGAPIPPSLQPPSSSPSTPSHNSSSSSGSSKPNQSDLNMLIKENMPIPRKLVRGQDVWLGKGAEQTRQILKCMWCAESFRSLAEMTSHMQRTQHYTNIISQEQIISWKSSDEAKGSNSSGPGAPAAPPTTGTSSHVSAVLTCKVCDQAFSSLKELSNHMVKNSHYKEHIMRSITESGGRRRQTREKRKKSLPVRKLLELERAQHEFKNGEGNGVPMGKPIRDFGAGSRITCEKCGDKIETAVFVEHIRQCIGAPMSNSQRNFLKSALLSNNIIPPDVPGHVTPTSRDGRKSINEELPSPGSAHHRSPSSVNDSSPSSKDPNASNDKSSSPSVLNAIEQLIEKSFDTRSRHSLPGMPAGASHAPIGSSILKRLGIDESVDYTKPLVDPQTMNMLRNYHHQQGYGRRERSGSESSSMSERGGSRVESLTPDRKLDAYHMTPRTTPDTRGSQTPASEDRPSDVRIKREVPEEEERENGVDLSNQPVRVKTEVEDEEEPPRPSSSTEEIKAVPKRESEDPSPAASPRSPASDRSANTPGADRKPASSLGALSSMFDNLAGGGSSNEPSSSRRGGSHPLAALQKLCDKTETNPSRAPAPAPSPAGPPSILTFSWACNDAVVTDSFMKCALCDTPFISKGAYRHHLSKMHFVKDGALPDPVPMKAPPPAASPGTHKSGGSNAASPQDPRSPSQSFDESPHSKFLKYTELAKQLSSKYV from the coding sequence GGAGAGTCCGAGATGTCTGTCGCGGGAGTCGTCAGGCGCGCCGCGCTGTCCCTCAAATGACTCGGTGTATTCCGGGAGGAGCGGGCCCGGCCTCCCCCTCCCCGCCGCGCTCACCGCCGCCCTCCCAGCGGCACTACCCGCTGCCCTCCTGCCACCGCACTCCGCAGCCGTCGCCGCCTATCTCGGCGCGGCAGCCGCCGCAGCAGCACAGCAACGACTCCTCATGTCTTGTCAAGAAGACATGACGGACTCGGATCGCGCTGACGCTGTACTCGACTTCAGCACGAAGCGCAGCGACTCGCCCCACGACGATGAGGACGATGACGCCGTCAATCTCAGTAAGAATGAAAACGGTCCGCTTGATTTGTCGGTTGGCACAAGAAAGAGAGGGCCGGAGGATTCACCGTCTCCTGTCCCTACAAGGAAAAGTTCTAGGACAGCAGAGTTTAAGCCCAGTCCATCGCCGTGGACGACACCGGTAGCCCCACATTTGCCATATTTTGCAGCCGCTGTAGCTGCTGCGAGCCTTTCTCCAAAAGGCGGAGTGCCAGCCGACTGGAATGGTAAATTAAAACATGGTGTTCCAACGCCTAGTGACGCAACTAAAGCATTGGAAAAGATGAGCGAACTGAGCCGGTTAGGGGGCGAAGAGTTATTCCGATCTGTGCAAAGTGCTGCTCTAGGTGCTGGGCTTGCCCCCAATGCTGCAGCCAGACACTCCGCTTGGCAATCACACTGGTTAAACAAAGGAGCTGACCAAACAAAGGATGTTCTCAAATGCGTCTGGTGTAAGAAGAGTTTCAATTCACTGGCTGACCTCACTGTACATATGAAAGAAGCGAAGCACTGTGGTGTCAACGTGCCTGTACCTCCATCATCAGGTGCTCCCATCCCACCCTCTTTGCAACCACCGTCTAGTTCGCCATCTACGCCTTCCCACAACTCTTCATCTTCCAGTGGCTCATCGAAACCAAACCAGAGCGATTTAAATATGCTAATTAAGGAAAATATGCCGATTCCTAGAAAGCTAGTCCGCGGTCAGGATGTATGGTTAGGTAAGGGAGCCGAACAGACTAGGCAGATATTGAAATGTATGTGGTGCGCTGAAAGTTTCCGATCGCTGGCTGAAATGACGAGCCACATGCAAAGAACGCAacattatactaatattatatctcAGGAACAAATTATATCTTGGAAATCGTCAGACGAAGCGAAAGGTTCTAATTCGAGCGGCCCCGGGGCCCCCGCTGCCCCGCCGACGACCGGCACTAGTAGTCATGTTAGCGCAGTTTTAACTTGTAAGGTTTGCGACCAAGCGTTTAGTTCCTTGAAAGAATTGAGCAATCATATGGTAAAGAATTCTCATTACAAAGAACACATCATGAGATCGATCACAGAAAGTGGGGGTAGGCGTCGACAAACTCGCGAAAAGAGAAAGAAATCTTTACCAGTTAGGAAACTTCTTGAATTGGAACGAGCGCAACACGAGTTCAAAAACGGGGAAGGAAATGGGGTTCCCATGGGGAAACCGATTAGGGACTTCGGTGCAGGTAGCCGTATCACTTGCGAGAAATGTGGAGATAAAATTGAGACTGCTGTGTTTGTTGAACATATCCGCCAATGCATAGGCGCGCCTATGTCAAATAGCCAAAGGAATTTTCTAAAGAGTGCTCTTCTTTCGAACAATATCATCCCTCCTGATGTACCCGGGCATGTGACCCCGACCAGCCGCGATGGTCGTAAGAGCATCAACGAAGAGCTGCCTAGCCCTGGCTCGGCTCATCACCGCTCTCCATCATCCGTGAATGATTCCTCCCCGAGTTCCAAAGATCCCAATGCGAGCAATGATAAGAGCTCGTCGCCTTCGGTTCTCAATGCCATAGAACAATTGATAGAAAAAAGCTTCGACACTCGATCACGACATTCGCTCCCAGGGATGCCCGCTGGAGCATCCCATGCCCCGATCGGTTCTAGTATTCTGAAAAGATTAGGTATAGATGAGAGTGTAGACTATACAAAGCCACTAGTAGATCCGCAAACGATGAATATGTTGAGAAACTACCATCACCAACAGGGATACGGTCGTCGCGAGCGCAGTGGCAGCGAATCTAGTTCAATGTCAGAGCGAGGCGGCAGTAGGGTAGAATCTCTAACTCCAGATAGGAAGCTCGATGCGTATCATATGACTCCTCGTACGACACCTGATACTCGCGGCTCCCAAACTCCTGCTTCTGAGGACCGCCCTTCCGATGTTCGGATAAAAAGGGAGGTCCCTGAAGAGGAAGAGCGTGAAAATGGAGTAGATTTAAGTAATCAGCCGGTGCGAGTCAAAACTGAGGTGGAGGATGAAGAAGAGCCACCGAGGCCAAGCAGCTCGACCGAGGAAATTAAAGCTGTGCCTAAACGCGAAAGTGAAGATCCGAGTCCAGCTGCAAGTCCTCGGAGCCCAGCAAGTGATCGTTCAGCTAACACTCCCGGCGCTGATAGAAAGCCGGCATCTAGTCTAGGTGCCTTGTCTTCTATGTTTGATAATTTAGCCGGGGGTGGGTCTTCAAACGAGCCTAGTTCGTCTCGTCGTGGAGGTAGCCACCCTTTAGCTGCTCTGCAGAAATTGTGTGACAAAACTGAGACAAATCCGTCACGCGCGCCCGCACCGGCCCCTTCTCCGGCCGGTCCGCCGAGTATTCTAACGTTCAGCTGGGCTTGCAACGACGCGGTGGTGACTGATTCGTTTATGAAGTGCGCTCTTTGCGACACGCCATTCATATCGAAGGGTGCTTATAGGCATCATTTGTCAAAGATGCATTTCGTAAAGGACGGCGCTCTGCCTGACCCTGTGCCGATGAAGGCGCCGCCGCCGGCTGCTTCCCCAGGGACTCACAAGAGCGGCGGGTCCAATGCGGCGTCTCCTCAGGACCCGCGGAGCCCCTCGCAGTCCTTCGACGAGAGCCCCCACTCCAAGTTTCTCAAGTACACGGAACTCGCTAAGCAGCTCTCCAGTAAATACGTGTAG
- the LOC106138973 gene encoding protein tiptop isoform X3, with protein sequence MSCQEDMTDSDRADAVLDFSTKRSDSPHDDEDDDAVNLSKNENGPLDLSVGTRKRGPEDSPSPVPTRKSSRTAEFKPSPSPWTTPVAPHLPYFAAAVAAASLSPKGGVPADWNGKLKHGVPTPSDATKALEKMSELSRLGGEELFRSVQSAALGAGLAPNAAARHSAWQSHWLNKGADQTKDVLKCVWCKKSFNSLADLTVHMKEAKHCGVNVPVPPSSGAPIPPSLQPPSSSPSTPSHNSSSSSGSSKPNQSDLNMLIKENMPIPRKLVRGQDVWLGKGAEQTRQILKCMWCAESFRSLAEMTSHMQRTQHYTNIISQEQIISWKSSDEAKGSNSSGPGAPAAPPTTGTSSHVSAVLTCKVCDQAFSSLKELSNHMVKNSHYKEHIMRSITESGGRRRQTREKRKKSLPVRKLLELERAQHEFKNGEGNGVPMGKPIRDFGAGSRITCEKCGDKIETAVFVEHIRQCIGAPMSNSQRNFLKSALLSNNIIPPDVPGHVTPTSRDGRKSINEELPSPGSAHHRSPSSVNDSSPSSKDPNASNDKSSSPSVLNAIEQLIEKSFDTRSRHSLPGMPAGASHAPIGSSILKRLGIDESVDYTKPLVDPQTMNMLRNYHHQQGYGRRERSGSESSSMSERGGSRVESLTPDRKLDAYHMTPRTTPDTRGSQTPASEDRPSDVRIKREVPEEEERENGVDLSNQPVRVKTEVEDEEEPPRPSSSTEEIKAVPKRESEDPSPAASPRSPASDRSANTPGADRKPASSLGALSSMFDNLAGGGSSNEPSSSRRGGSHPLAALQKLCDKTETNPSRAPAPAPSPAGPPSILTFSWACNDAVVTDSFMKCALCDTPFISKGAYRHHLSKMHFVKDGALPDPVPMKAPPPAASPGTHKSGGSNAASPQDPRSPSQSFDESPHSKFLKYTELAKQLSSKYV encoded by the coding sequence ATGTCTTGTCAAGAAGACATGACGGACTCGGATCGCGCTGACGCTGTACTCGACTTCAGCACGAAGCGCAGCGACTCGCCCCACGACGATGAGGACGATGACGCCGTCAATCTCAGTAAGAATGAAAACGGTCCGCTTGATTTGTCGGTTGGCACAAGAAAGAGAGGGCCGGAGGATTCACCGTCTCCTGTCCCTACAAGGAAAAGTTCTAGGACAGCAGAGTTTAAGCCCAGTCCATCGCCGTGGACGACACCGGTAGCCCCACATTTGCCATATTTTGCAGCCGCTGTAGCTGCTGCGAGCCTTTCTCCAAAAGGCGGAGTGCCAGCCGACTGGAATGGTAAATTAAAACATGGTGTTCCAACGCCTAGTGACGCAACTAAAGCATTGGAAAAGATGAGCGAACTGAGCCGGTTAGGGGGCGAAGAGTTATTCCGATCTGTGCAAAGTGCTGCTCTAGGTGCTGGGCTTGCCCCCAATGCTGCAGCCAGACACTCCGCTTGGCAATCACACTGGTTAAACAAAGGAGCTGACCAAACAAAGGATGTTCTCAAATGCGTCTGGTGTAAGAAGAGTTTCAATTCACTGGCTGACCTCACTGTACATATGAAAGAAGCGAAGCACTGTGGTGTCAACGTGCCTGTACCTCCATCATCAGGTGCTCCCATCCCACCCTCTTTGCAACCACCGTCTAGTTCGCCATCTACGCCTTCCCACAACTCTTCATCTTCCAGTGGCTCATCGAAACCAAACCAGAGCGATTTAAATATGCTAATTAAGGAAAATATGCCGATTCCTAGAAAGCTAGTCCGCGGTCAGGATGTATGGTTAGGTAAGGGAGCCGAACAGACTAGGCAGATATTGAAATGTATGTGGTGCGCTGAAAGTTTCCGATCGCTGGCTGAAATGACGAGCCACATGCAAAGAACGCAacattatactaatattatatctcAGGAACAAATTATATCTTGGAAATCGTCAGACGAAGCGAAAGGTTCTAATTCGAGCGGCCCCGGGGCCCCCGCTGCCCCGCCGACGACCGGCACTAGTAGTCATGTTAGCGCAGTTTTAACTTGTAAGGTTTGCGACCAAGCGTTTAGTTCCTTGAAAGAATTGAGCAATCATATGGTAAAGAATTCTCATTACAAAGAACACATCATGAGATCGATCACAGAAAGTGGGGGTAGGCGTCGACAAACTCGCGAAAAGAGAAAGAAATCTTTACCAGTTAGGAAACTTCTTGAATTGGAACGAGCGCAACACGAGTTCAAAAACGGGGAAGGAAATGGGGTTCCCATGGGGAAACCGATTAGGGACTTCGGTGCAGGTAGCCGTATCACTTGCGAGAAATGTGGAGATAAAATTGAGACTGCTGTGTTTGTTGAACATATCCGCCAATGCATAGGCGCGCCTATGTCAAATAGCCAAAGGAATTTTCTAAAGAGTGCTCTTCTTTCGAACAATATCATCCCTCCTGATGTACCCGGGCATGTGACCCCGACCAGCCGCGATGGTCGTAAGAGCATCAACGAAGAGCTGCCTAGCCCTGGCTCGGCTCATCACCGCTCTCCATCATCCGTGAATGATTCCTCCCCGAGTTCCAAAGATCCCAATGCGAGCAATGATAAGAGCTCGTCGCCTTCGGTTCTCAATGCCATAGAACAATTGATAGAAAAAAGCTTCGACACTCGATCACGACATTCGCTCCCAGGGATGCCCGCTGGAGCATCCCATGCCCCGATCGGTTCTAGTATTCTGAAAAGATTAGGTATAGATGAGAGTGTAGACTATACAAAGCCACTAGTAGATCCGCAAACGATGAATATGTTGAGAAACTACCATCACCAACAGGGATACGGTCGTCGCGAGCGCAGTGGCAGCGAATCTAGTTCAATGTCAGAGCGAGGCGGCAGTAGGGTAGAATCTCTAACTCCAGATAGGAAGCTCGATGCGTATCATATGACTCCTCGTACGACACCTGATACTCGCGGCTCCCAAACTCCTGCTTCTGAGGACCGCCCTTCCGATGTTCGGATAAAAAGGGAGGTCCCTGAAGAGGAAGAGCGTGAAAATGGAGTAGATTTAAGTAATCAGCCGGTGCGAGTCAAAACTGAGGTGGAGGATGAAGAAGAGCCACCGAGGCCAAGCAGCTCGACCGAGGAAATTAAAGCTGTGCCTAAACGCGAAAGTGAAGATCCGAGTCCAGCTGCAAGTCCTCGGAGCCCAGCAAGTGATCGTTCAGCTAACACTCCCGGCGCTGATAGAAAGCCGGCATCTAGTCTAGGTGCCTTGTCTTCTATGTTTGATAATTTAGCCGGGGGTGGGTCTTCAAACGAGCCTAGTTCGTCTCGTCGTGGAGGTAGCCACCCTTTAGCTGCTCTGCAGAAATTGTGTGACAAAACTGAGACAAATCCGTCACGCGCGCCCGCACCGGCCCCTTCTCCGGCCGGTCCGCCGAGTATTCTAACGTTCAGCTGGGCTTGCAACGACGCGGTGGTGACTGATTCGTTTATGAAGTGCGCTCTTTGCGACACGCCATTCATATCGAAGGGTGCTTATAGGCATCATTTGTCAAAGATGCATTTCGTAAAGGACGGCGCTCTGCCTGACCCTGTGCCGATGAAGGCGCCGCCGCCGGCTGCTTCCCCAGGGACTCACAAGAGCGGCGGGTCCAATGCGGCGTCTCCTCAGGACCCGCGGAGCCCCTCGCAGTCCTTCGACGAGAGCCCCCACTCCAAGTTTCTCAAGTACACGGAACTCGCTAAGCAGCTCTCCAGTAAATACGTGTAG